A single genomic interval of Asinibacterium sp. OR53 harbors:
- a CDS encoding septum formation initiator family protein, producing the protein MKKAASFLTNKYLLVSAFFVVWMLFFDQRDFFQQREKLGELKKLETQKKYYQQEIEKARKELTDIQHNPAALEKLARERYLMKKDGEDIYIIEDSLTAGK; encoded by the coding sequence ATGAAAAAAGCCGCTTCTTTCCTCACCAACAAATACCTCCTGGTATCAGCCTTCTTTGTGGTGTGGATGCTTTTTTTCGACCAGCGCGATTTTTTCCAACAGCGCGAAAAGCTGGGTGAGTTAAAAAAACTGGAGACCCAGAAAAAATATTACCAGCAGGAAATAGAAAAGGCCCGTAAAGAACTCACCGATATCCAGCATAACCCGGCCGCCCTGGAAAAACTGGCCCGGGAACGTTACCTGATGAAAAAAGACGGGGAGGATATTTATATTATTGAAGATTCCCTGACCGCCGGAAAATAA
- a CDS encoding MFS transporter, which translates to MNQTKGIWHVITASSVGTLIEWYDFYIFGSLATVIADQFFPKTNPTAALLSTLATFAAGFIVRPFGALVFGRLGDLIGRKYTFLLTLILMGGSTFAIGLVPGYETIGFAAPVIVLLLRLLQGLALGGEYGGAATYVAEHAPAHRRGYFTSWIQTTATLGLFVSLGVILLTRHALDNDQARSIAKFNSWGWRIPFLVSILLVIVSVYIRLKMKESPLFAQLKQEGKTAVNPLKESFGHKTNLKMVLLALFGATMGQGVVWYTGQFYAQSFIENVCKVEFDQSRTLLIWSILFATPFFVVFGSWSDKVGRKWIMLIGMLLAVCTYKPLFRQLLTITDLSSRKEVVDMGEKKSTLLPIGNTGNYLRTVVNKTHYDDGSVLNTTTKDTLYSDPAKTTRKPEIKTAKLMDSSSYWKMVFVVFIMILYVTMVYGPIAAFLVELFPTRIRYTSMSLPYHIGNGVFGGLTPFIATLLATVYTSDKLAGLMYPIIVAAISLVVGALYLTGKKKDVDL; encoded by the coding sequence ATGAACCAAACGAAAGGTATCTGGCACGTGATCACCGCGTCATCCGTAGGCACGCTGATAGAATGGTACGACTTTTATATTTTCGGCAGCCTGGCTACTGTGATCGCCGATCAGTTCTTTCCCAAAACCAATCCTACCGCTGCATTGCTGTCAACATTGGCCACCTTTGCCGCCGGTTTTATTGTGCGTCCTTTTGGTGCGCTGGTATTTGGCCGCCTGGGCGATCTGATTGGAAGGAAATACACTTTTTTGCTCACCCTGATTTTAATGGGTGGTTCCACATTTGCTATTGGACTGGTACCAGGTTATGAAACCATTGGTTTTGCAGCGCCGGTAATTGTGTTGTTGTTGCGACTGCTACAAGGTCTCGCACTCGGTGGCGAATACGGCGGTGCTGCCACTTATGTAGCAGAGCATGCACCCGCGCACAGAAGAGGATATTTTACTTCCTGGATACAAACCACGGCTACATTGGGTTTGTTCGTTTCGCTGGGCGTGATCCTGCTCACACGTCATGCACTCGATAACGACCAGGCACGATCCATTGCCAAGTTCAACAGTTGGGGATGGCGCATTCCTTTCCTGGTTTCCATCCTGCTGGTAATCGTATCCGTTTATATACGGTTGAAGATGAAAGAATCGCCGTTGTTCGCACAACTCAAGCAAGAAGGAAAAACAGCGGTGAATCCATTGAAAGAAAGTTTTGGTCACAAGACCAATCTCAAAATGGTGTTGCTGGCTTTATTCGGAGCTACAATGGGACAAGGCGTTGTATGGTACACAGGACAATTCTATGCACAATCGTTCATCGAGAATGTGTGCAAGGTAGAGTTCGATCAGTCGCGCACCCTGCTCATCTGGTCCATCTTGTTTGCCACACCTTTCTTTGTGGTCTTCGGAAGCTGGAGTGATAAGGTCGGGCGTAAATGGATCATGCTGATAGGTATGCTGCTGGCTGTGTGTACATATAAACCATTGTTCAGGCAACTGCTCACCATCACCGATCTCAGCAGCAGAAAAGAAGTAGTGGATATGGGCGAAAAAAAGTCCACCCTGCTGCCCATTGGCAATACGGGCAACTACCTGCGCACAGTGGTGAACAAAACACATTACGACGATGGCTCGGTATTGAACACTACCACAAAAGACACATTGTACAGCGACCCCGCCAAAACAACACGGAAGCCTGAAATCAAAACAGCCAAACTGATGGACAGCAGCAGTTACTGGAAAATGGTATTCGTGGTATTTATTATGATATTGTATGTAACCATGGTGTATGGTCCTATTGCGGCTTTCCTGGTGGAACTGTTCCCTACGCGCATTCGTTATACGTCCATGTCGCTGCCTTATCATATTGGTAATGGCGTATTCGGTGGACTCACACCTTTCATCGCCACCTTACTGGCCACCGTTTATACATCAGATAAACTGGCGGGGTTGATGTATCCCATTATCGTAGCAGCCATCAGTCTGGTAGTGGGTGCGTTGTATCTCACCGGTAAAAAGAAGGATGTTGATCTTTAA
- a CDS encoding helix-turn-helix domain-containing protein, translating to MLPMQKLVCTQEFWMETIQNDLAYAVKKYMDDHQINQTALANELGVSKGYISQVLNGHFNFTLQKLIEISLHIGAAPCLSFVPMPDYINGKVKSKTKRKRLTVMG from the coding sequence ATGCTTCCAATGCAAAAATTGGTATGTACCCAGGAATTTTGGATGGAGACCATTCAAAACGATCTTGCCTACGCCGTTAAAAAATATATGGACGATCACCAGATCAATCAAACGGCATTGGCCAATGAATTAGGGGTATCCAAAGGGTATATCAGCCAGGTACTTAACGGGCATTTTAATTTTACCTTGCAGAAATTGATCGAGATATCCTTGCATATTGGTGCGGCACCCTGTCTTTCTTTTGTGCCTATGCCAGATTACATTAACGGCAAGGTTAAATCTAAAACGAAACGAAAACGGCTTACAGTCATGGGCTAG
- the nth gene encoding endonuclease III — MTKKERYQFVIDYFEKHMPVAETELTYDNPFELLVAVILSAQCTDKRVNMTTPDIFKRYPTVQKMSKATFDDLFPLIKSISYPNNKTKHLIGMSQMLMEQFNGEVPMTVEELIKLPGVGRKTANVITSVIDAQPNMAVDTHVFRVSKRLALVSEKASTPLAVEKELIKYIPKELIHKAHHWLILHGRYTCLARNPKCGECGLKEICKYYQKERTSS; from the coding sequence ATGACCAAAAAAGAGCGATACCAGTTTGTAATTGATTATTTTGAAAAGCACATGCCGGTTGCAGAAACCGAGCTCACCTACGACAATCCCTTTGAATTACTGGTAGCGGTGATCCTTTCGGCCCAATGCACAGATAAGCGCGTGAACATGACCACCCCGGATATTTTCAAACGATATCCCACAGTGCAAAAAATGTCCAAAGCAACATTCGATGATTTGTTCCCGCTGATCAAAAGCATTTCCTATCCCAACAACAAGACCAAACACCTGATAGGAATGTCCCAGATGCTGATGGAGCAATTCAACGGCGAAGTGCCCATGACAGTAGAAGAATTGATAAAGCTACCCGGTGTGGGAAGAAAGACGGCGAATGTGATTACCAGTGTTATCGATGCCCAGCCTAATATGGCCGTTGACACGCATGTATTCCGTGTAAGCAAACGCCTGGCGCTGGTGAGTGAAAAAGCATCTACTCCGTTGGCAGTAGAAAAAGAACTCATCAAATACATACCGAAGGAGCTCATACACAAAGCGCACCACTGGCTCATTCTACATGGCCGCTATACATGCCTCGCACGTAACCCTAAATGCGGAGAGTGTGGATTGAAGGAGATATGCAAATACTACCAAAAGGAAAGAACGTCATCCTGA
- a CDS encoding MmcQ/YjbR family DNA-binding protein, producing the protein MDIEQLRTYALSKPDVEETLPFGPDTLVFKVKGKMFLLCGMDEQPLQFNVKCDPDTAIELREQYPDTVLPGYHMNKKHWNTVIVNGVLSSKQLQQFIDDSYALVAGTKKK; encoded by the coding sequence ATGGATATTGAACAACTGAGAACCTATGCTTTAAGCAAGCCGGATGTGGAAGAAACCCTTCCATTCGGCCCAGACACATTGGTCTTTAAAGTGAAGGGAAAAATGTTCTTATTATGCGGTATGGATGAACAGCCTTTGCAGTTCAATGTCAAATGCGATCCGGATACAGCCATAGAATTGCGGGAACAATATCCCGATACGGTATTGCCCGGTTATCACATGAATAAAAAGCACTGGAATACGGTGATCGTAAATGGGGTACTATCATCCAAGCAACTGCAGCAGTTCATTGATGATTCTTATGCACTGGTGGCGGGTACGAAGAAAAAATAA
- a CDS encoding ATP-binding protein — MFKWRTPPHCPCGYYNHPEKLYLSALRCAEIPQQSVSGPLLDRIDLYVEVTPVVFTELNNDRQAESPISIREHVMAARNLQAERYKEHPGIYANAQINTQLMREYCRLNNSCNNLLTKAMECLNLSARAYDRILKVSCTIANLNTSQEIRPEHLADAIQYRSLDREGCAG, encoded by the coding sequence ATGTTCAAATGGCGAACTCCACCACACTGTCCCTGTGGTTATTACAATCATCCGGAAAAACTGTACCTGTCCGCCCTGCGCTGTGCAGAAATACCTCAACAAAGTGTATCCGGTCCACTGTTAGATCGCATCGACCTGTATGTTGAAGTAACACCTGTAGTATTCACTGAGTTGAATAATGACAGGCAAGCGGAAAGTCCCATCTCCATCCGCGAACACGTAATGGCTGCACGCAATCTGCAAGCTGAACGGTATAAAGAGCACCCGGGCATTTATGCCAATGCACAGATCAATACCCAACTAATGCGTGAATATTGTCGGTTGAACAATAGCTGTAATAACCTGTTGACAAAAGCCATGGAATGCCTCAATCTAAGTGCCCGTGCATACGACCGCATCCTGAAAGTAAGCTGCACCATCGCAAATCTGAATACCAGCCAGGAAATCCGGCCAGAACACCTTGCCGATGCCATTCAATACAGGAGTCTGGATAGAGAAGGATGTGCAGGGTAG
- a CDS encoding FecR family protein, with amino-acid sequence MQNDKLTELISRHLSGEASEEELAQLHAHLANHPQDQYFFDILSNYWQSHNNDSNPDDTTASGNHFNQLMEKALREEEEAHTITHQPLVHLMRRRWWQYAAAAVLVIGPAYWLWSGSSKTATATASPKKNEITAHKGARSKLRLPDGTTVWLNSDSKLTYNDHFNGPVREVELTGEGFFDVVKDPRHPFIVHTSGIDIRVLGTAFNVKSYPQSNTIEATLIRGLIEVARKDSPDGPKVYLHPHEKLVYHKEDSTFAASTDKSHTVASATETNMAISSVPRDLPDSTLPETAWVYNKLMFNGESFREMADKMERWFNVKMVLEDEKVANYRFRVIFENETIEQALQALQLTASFNYKINQDHEVHIYKTR; translated from the coding sequence ATGCAGAACGACAAATTGACCGAACTAATCAGTCGCCATCTTTCCGGCGAAGCCAGTGAAGAAGAACTGGCACAGTTGCATGCGCATTTGGCCAACCATCCGCAGGACCAGTATTTTTTCGATATCCTTTCCAATTACTGGCAATCACACAACAACGATAGTAACCCCGACGATACAACCGCATCGGGCAATCATTTTAACCAGTTGATGGAAAAAGCGCTGCGGGAAGAAGAGGAAGCGCATACCATCACCCACCAGCCGCTCGTTCATCTGATGAGAAGACGTTGGTGGCAATATGCAGCCGCGGCAGTCCTGGTTATCGGACCCGCCTACTGGCTTTGGTCTGGCAGCAGTAAAACAGCCACAGCCACAGCCTCACCAAAAAAGAATGAAATCACAGCCCATAAAGGCGCCCGCTCCAAATTGCGGCTGCCCGACGGCACTACTGTTTGGCTCAACTCTGATAGCAAGCTGACGTACAACGATCATTTCAACGGCCCTGTACGCGAAGTGGAACTAACCGGTGAAGGCTTTTTCGACGTGGTGAAAGACCCGCGTCATCCATTCATCGTGCACACTTCCGGAATCGACATCCGCGTACTGGGTACTGCATTTAATGTTAAGTCCTACCCCCAATCCAATACCATTGAAGCCACCCTTATCAGGGGTTTGATTGAAGTAGCCAGGAAGGATAGTCCCGATGGCCCCAAAGTTTACCTCCACCCTCACGAAAAACTGGTGTACCACAAAGAAGATTCTACGTTCGCTGCTTCTACAGACAAATCACATACAGTCGCCAGCGCTACTGAAACCAACATGGCTATCTCCAGTGTACCGCGCGACCTGCCCGACAGTACCCTGCCCGAGACCGCATGGGTATATAATAAACTGATGTTCAACGGTGAGTCGTTCCGGGAAATGGCCGATAAAATGGAGCGATGGTTCAATGTGAAAATGGTGCTGGAAGATGAGAAAGTAGCCAATTACCGGTTCAGGGTAATTTTCGAGAATGAGACCATTGAACAAGCGCTGCAAGCCCTCCAATTAACTGCTTCCTTTAACTATAAAATCAACCAAGACCATGAAGTGCACATCTACAAGACCCGATAA
- a CDS encoding RNA polymerase sigma-70 factor: MSYRITHDDVLHEVARGNQVAFRELYNLYFQKLFLFAKAIVKTKDGATEVVDEVLVNIWKQREQLPGIQNLRVYLYTAVKNKAFSYLSAKANQQIGGAFDDIDIEIAEEYNAEKQMITGEMLRKIHDAVEALPPRCKMIFKLVREDNLRYKEVSEILHISEKTVDAQMVIAIKKLSQVLRPHFDTFPDFKKIKKNQGAL; this comes from the coding sequence ATGTCATATCGTATCACACATGATGATGTTTTGCACGAGGTTGCTCGTGGCAACCAGGTCGCATTCCGCGAGCTGTACAATCTGTATTTTCAAAAACTCTTTCTTTTTGCCAAAGCCATCGTAAAAACCAAAGACGGCGCCACAGAAGTGGTAGACGAAGTATTGGTGAACATCTGGAAACAGCGGGAACAGCTTCCCGGCATACAAAACCTGCGCGTTTACCTTTATACAGCTGTAAAAAACAAGGCATTCAGCTATCTTTCGGCAAAAGCCAACCAGCAGATCGGCGGCGCTTTTGACGATATCGATATTGAAATAGCCGAGGAGTATAATGCCGAAAAGCAAATGATCACAGGCGAGATGCTGCGCAAAATCCATGACGCCGTTGAAGCGCTCCCGCCCCGTTGCAAAATGATCTTCAAACTGGTACGGGAAGACAACCTTCGCTATAAAGAAGTATCGGAGATACTCCATATTTCTGAAAAAACGGTAGATGCCCAAATGGTTATCGCTATTAAAAAACTCAGCCAGGTGCTCCGTCCCCATTTCGATACTTTCCCGGATTTCAAAAAAATCAAAAAAAATCAGGGCGCGCTTTAG
- the acs gene encoding acetate--CoA ligase — translation MSYPYQIKSFHEYKSEYEKSIEDPAGFWGSIAEHFTWRRKWDEVVNWNFKEPKVEWFKGAKLNITENCLDRYLETRGNQPAIIWEPNDPEEHHRILTYRKLHEKVCQFAHVLKNNGVKKGDRVCIYMGMIPELAIAVLATARIGAIHSVIFGGFSAQSIADRLEDAQAEYIVTCDGAYRGAKDIPLKSVIDDALIGNKTVKKVIVCTRTRTPVSMLKGRDLWWEEEMKQVEEKGLNYIEAEEMDAEDPLFILYTSGSTGKPKGVVHSCAGYMLFTNYTFVNVFQYQTGQIHFCTADIGWITGHSYIVYGPLSAGATSLLFEGVPTWPDAGRFWDIVDKYKVNILYTAPTAIRSLMGFGLGPLQGKDLSSLKVLGTVGEPINEEAWNWYDEHVGKKKCPIVDTWWQTETGGILISNLAGITPAKPSWATLPLPGVQPILVDEKGNEITEAVDGITSGNLCIKAPWPSIIRTTYGDHERCRVNYFATYENLYFTGDGALKDSEGFYRITGRVDDVLNVSGHRIGTAEVENAINMHAGVVESAVVGYPHDIKGQGIYAYVIYNGTHMDDPSLTRKDILQTVTRVIGPIAKPDKIQFVSGLPKTRSGKIMRRILRKIAEGEVQQLGDTSTLLDPGVVDEIKDGRL, via the coding sequence ATGTCATATCCCTACCAGATCAAGTCCTTCCATGAATACAAAAGTGAGTATGAAAAAAGCATAGAAGACCCCGCCGGTTTCTGGGGCTCCATTGCAGAGCATTTTACCTGGCGCCGGAAATGGGATGAAGTGGTGAACTGGAATTTCAAAGAACCCAAAGTGGAGTGGTTCAAAGGCGCGAAACTGAATATCACGGAAAACTGCCTCGACCGTTATCTTGAAACTCGTGGCAACCAGCCCGCCATCATCTGGGAACCCAATGATCCCGAAGAACATCATCGCATACTTACTTATAGAAAACTGCACGAAAAAGTTTGCCAGTTTGCACATGTACTGAAGAACAACGGCGTTAAAAAAGGCGACCGTGTTTGTATTTACATGGGTATGATCCCCGAACTGGCCATCGCTGTGCTGGCCACTGCCCGCATCGGCGCGATCCACTCGGTGATATTCGGTGGCTTTTCTGCACAAAGTATTGCCGACAGGCTCGAAGACGCGCAGGCCGAATACATTGTTACCTGTGATGGCGCTTACCGCGGCGCAAAAGATATTCCATTGAAGAGTGTGATCGACGATGCATTGATCGGTAACAAGACCGTTAAGAAAGTGATCGTATGCACCCGTACCCGCACGCCTGTTTCCATGCTCAAGGGGCGCGATCTCTGGTGGGAAGAAGAAATGAAGCAGGTGGAAGAAAAAGGACTCAATTATATTGAAGCGGAAGAGATGGATGCTGAAGACCCGCTCTTCATATTATATACTTCCGGTTCTACCGGTAAGCCCAAAGGCGTAGTACACAGTTGTGCAGGCTATATGCTCTTCACCAATTACACGTTTGTGAACGTGTTCCAATACCAGACCGGACAGATCCATTTCTGTACGGCTGATATCGGCTGGATCACCGGGCACAGTTATATTGTATACGGTCCGTTGAGTGCCGGCGCCACTTCACTACTGTTTGAAGGCGTGCCCACCTGGCCCGACGCCGGCAGGTTCTGGGATATTGTAGACAAATACAAAGTGAACATTCTCTATACTGCACCCACCGCCATCCGCAGTCTTATGGGTTTTGGTTTAGGCCCTTTGCAGGGTAAGGACCTTTCTTCCCTGAAAGTACTGGGCACCGTAGGCGAACCCATCAACGAAGAAGCCTGGAATTGGTACGATGAACATGTGGGCAAAAAGAAATGTCCCATTGTAGATACCTGGTGGCAGACCGAAACAGGAGGCATATTGATCTCCAATTTAGCAGGCATCACACCCGCGAAACCCAGTTGGGCCACGCTTCCATTGCCTGGCGTACAACCCATACTGGTAGATGAAAAAGGAAATGAAATAACCGAAGCCGTGGATGGCATTACCAGTGGCAATCTTTGTATCAAAGCCCCCTGGCCATCCATCATACGCACTACTTACGGCGACCATGAACGTTGCCGCGTGAATTATTTCGCTACTTATGAGAACCTGTACTTTACGGGTGATGGTGCATTGAAAGACTCCGAAGGTTTTTACCGCATCACTGGTCGTGTAGACGATGTATTGAATGTGAGCGGCCACCGCATTGGTACGGCTGAAGTGGAGAATGCCATCAACATGCACGCGGGCGTGGTGGAAAGTGCAGTAGTAGGTTATCCGCACGATATCAAGGGACAGGGCATTTATGCTTATGTGATCTACAATGGCACACACATGGACGATCCATCGCTCACCCGCAAGGATATTTTACAAACCGTTACACGCGTGATCGGCCCCATTGCCAAGCCCGATAAAATTCAGTTTGTAAGCGGCCTGCCAAAAACCCGCAGCGGTAAGATCATGCGCCGCATCCTGCGCAAGATCGCCGAAGGAGAAGTACAACAATTGGGCGATACCAGCACATTGCTTGACCCAGGAGTGGTGGATGAGATTAAAGATGGCAGGTTATAA
- the eno gene encoding phosphopyruvate hydratase, producing MSYIIEVHARQILDSRGNPTVEVDVVTDDGALGRAAVPSGASTGIHEAVELRDNDKKKYGGKGVLKAVNNVNDVIAEAIVGFDVTEQAAIDAAMIALDGTPNKGKLGANALLAVSMAVAKAAAEEAALPLYRYIGGTNAKTLPIPMMNILNGGAHADNKIDFQEFMIMPVGAPSFSEGLRWGVEIFHTLKGVLKKKGYSTNVGDEGGFAPNIQSNEEAIETVLESITAAGYKTGSQIVIAMDAANSELWDAKKKKYVFHKSSGKALSSDELVKFWEKWVKQYPIVSIEDGMAEDDWNGWKALTDTVGSKCQLVGDDLFVTNVERLQTGIDKKIGNGLLVKVNQIGTVTETINAVTLAQHNGYNTIMSHRSGETEDTTIADLAVALNCGQIKTGSASRTDRMAKYNQLIRIEEMLGETAIYPKGKIKFGKK from the coding sequence ATGAGTTACATTATTGAAGTACATGCAAGACAAATATTGGACAGCCGCGGTAATCCTACGGTGGAAGTGGATGTGGTGACCGACGACGGTGCCCTGGGCCGTGCAGCCGTTCCGAGCGGCGCCAGCACCGGTATTCACGAAGCGGTGGAACTGCGCGATAACGATAAAAAGAAATATGGCGGCAAAGGCGTACTGAAAGCGGTGAACAACGTGAACGATGTCATTGCAGAAGCCATTGTTGGTTTTGATGTTACCGAACAAGCTGCTATTGATGCTGCGATGATCGCACTCGATGGTACTCCCAATAAAGGCAAGCTGGGCGCGAACGCCTTGCTCGCTGTGAGCATGGCGGTAGCCAAAGCGGCAGCCGAAGAAGCAGCCCTGCCTTTGTATCGTTATATCGGTGGTACCAATGCCAAAACACTGCCCATCCCCATGATGAATATCCTCAACGGTGGTGCGCATGCCGATAACAAAATTGATTTCCAGGAATTCATGATTATGCCCGTAGGCGCTCCTTCTTTCAGTGAAGGTTTGCGTTGGGGCGTAGAGATCTTCCATACCCTCAAAGGTGTATTGAAGAAAAAAGGATACAGCACCAACGTGGGCGACGAAGGTGGTTTCGCTCCCAATATCCAGAGCAATGAAGAAGCGATTGAAACCGTGCTGGAATCCATCACCGCTGCCGGATACAAAACCGGTTCACAGATCGTGATTGCCATGGATGCCGCCAACAGCGAACTCTGGGATGCCAAAAAGAAAAAATACGTTTTCCATAAGAGCAGCGGCAAAGCCCTCAGCAGCGATGAACTGGTGAAATTCTGGGAGAAATGGGTGAAACAATATCCTATCGTATCTATTGAAGACGGTATGGCCGAAGACGACTGGAATGGCTGGAAAGCCCTTACCGACACCGTTGGCAGCAAATGCCAGTTGGTAGGAGATGACCTGTTTGTAACCAATGTAGAGCGTTTGCAGACCGGTATCGATAAAAAGATCGGCAATGGTCTGCTGGTGAAAGTAAACCAGATCGGAACCGTAACCGAAACCATCAACGCCGTAACCCTGGCGCAACACAATGGCTACAATACCATCATGAGCCACAGGAGCGGTGAAACAGAAGATACCACTATTGCCGACCTGGCGGTAGCCCTGAACTGCGGACAGATCAAGACCGGCTCCGCTTCCCGTACCGATCGTATGGCTAAGTACAACCAATTGATCAGGATCGAAGAAATGCTGGGAGAAACTGCGATCTACCCCAAAGGCAAGATCAAGTTCGGAAAGAAATAA
- a CDS encoding ATP-binding cassette domain-containing protein, protein MSIEVKELSKQYGEQKAVDGISFSAKKGEIVGFLGPNGAGKSTTMKMITGYLQPDGGTAAVEGFDVRTNPLEVKRKTGYLPEANPLYYDMYVKEYLAFIAGVHKVGDVKKETERVIDLTGLQAESHKKIGQLSKGYKQRVGLAAALVHNPEVLILDEPTSGLDPNQIVEIRQVIKEQGRDKTVLFSSHILQEVEAICDRVIIINKGRIVADDRLESLLEGGKLEDVFRSLTR, encoded by the coding sequence ATGTCGATTGAAGTAAAAGAACTGAGTAAACAGTATGGCGAACAGAAAGCGGTAGACGGTATTTCTTTCAGCGCAAAAAAAGGAGAGATTGTAGGCTTCCTGGGTCCCAACGGCGCAGGCAAGAGTACTACCATGAAAATGATCACCGGCTACCTGCAACCCGATGGCGGTACCGCTGCCGTTGAAGGGTTTGATGTACGCACAAATCCGCTGGAAGTAAAGCGCAAAACCGGTTACCTGCCGGAAGCCAATCCGCTCTATTATGATATGTATGTGAAGGAGTACCTGGCATTTATTGCCGGTGTGCATAAAGTGGGTGATGTGAAGAAGGAAACGGAAAGGGTGATCGACCTTACGGGCCTGCAGGCAGAAAGCCATAAGAAGATCGGGCAGTTGTCTAAAGGATACAAACAGCGGGTGGGACTGGCCGCGGCCCTGGTACACAATCCCGAAGTGCTGATACTGGATGAGCCCACCAGCGGACTGGACCCCAACCAGATCGTTGAGATCAGGCAGGTGATCAAAGAGCAGGGGCGCGATAAAACGGTGTTGTTTTCTTCTCATATCCTGCAGGAGGTGGAAGCCATCTGCGACCGGGTGATCATCATCAACAAAGGCCGTATTGTGGCCGACGACCGGCTGGAAAGCCTGCTGGAAGGTGGAAAACTGGAAGACGTATTCCGCAGTTTGACCCGCTAA
- a CDS encoding DUF6814 family protein, whose translation MNQLRRIAGILWILLGPAAIYFLIKTAAAEIAQKPDTSTIIQWSVFVLVFVPIAVGLVIFGYYAFRGEYDAND comes from the coding sequence ATGAATCAGCTTAGACGAATAGCCGGCATCCTCTGGATCTTATTAGGACCTGCCGCCATTTATTTTCTCATTAAAACAGCTGCAGCAGAAATTGCGCAAAAGCCCGATACCAGCACTATTATTCAATGGAGCGTGTTTGTGCTGGTCTTTGTTCCCATTGCGGTAGGATTGGTCATATTTGGTTATTATGCTTTCAGGGGCGAATACGATGCAAACGACTAA